A DNA window from Myxocyprinus asiaticus isolate MX2 ecotype Aquarium Trade chromosome 15, UBuf_Myxa_2, whole genome shotgun sequence contains the following coding sequences:
- the LOC127452584 gene encoding C-C chemokine receptor type 5-like, which translates to MITIGPLYLFRTSSSVTETLDAELETEQPYDYNDYYNGNLDPSAFSPCKYGGHGANILPVLYSLFFVVGFLGNILVVWVLLMGVKLRSMTDICLLNLALADLLLVSSLPFLAHYARDQWIFGGVMCTIVLSAYHIGFYSGIFFIVLMSVDRYLAVVHAVFALRVRTRTYGILASVVIWIIAVSSSFPELMYLKISYKNITEKLCTSYPPDDQSSKHFSKTFGIFKMNILGLIIPLIVIGFCYSMILSRLLTARSSRKQAMRLVIVVMVVFFICWAPYNFAAFVKALELKELIAHSCESSNAITLSLQITEAVAYSHSCLNPILYGFVGEKFRRNLFRLLYKTPCIRLQFMKSYLTQATSVFSQTIIVEESATTAV; encoded by the exons ATGATCACTATCGGTCCCCTTTACCTGTTTCGTACATCATCCAG TGTGACTGAGACATTAGATGCTGAACTAGAAACTGAACAACCATATGACTATAATGACTACTACAATGGAAATTTGGATCCATCTGCATTCTCTCCCTGTAAATATGGAGGTCATGGAGCAAACATCCTCCCTGTGTTATACTCCCTGTTCTTCGTGGTGGGTTTTCTGGGTAACATTCTGGTGGTCTGGGTGCTCTTGATGGGTGTAAAGCTGAGAAGCATGACTGACATCTGTCTCCTGAACCTGGCTTTAGCTGATCTGCTGCTGGTCTCCTCCCTTCCCTTCTTGGCACACTATGCCAGGGACCAGTGGATCTTCGGAGGGGTCATGTGCACCATCGTTCTCAGTGCCTACCACATTGGATTCTACAGTGGGATTTTCTTCATTGTACTCATGAGTGTTGATAGATACTTAGCTGTGGTTCATGCTGTGTTTGCTTTGAGAGTCAGAACCAGAACATATGGGATCTTAGCCAGTGTGGTCATCTGGATCATTGCTGTTTCATCATCCTTTCCAGAGCTAATGTATCTGAAAATCAGTTATAAAAATATCACAGAAAAACTCTGTACTTCTTATCCCCCGGATGATCAAAGTTCTAAACATTTTTCAAAGACTTTTGGTATCTTTAAGATGAATATTTTAGGCTTAATTATCCCACTCATTGTAATTGGATTTTGTTACTCAATGATTCTGAGCAGACTCCTCACAGCTCGCTCTTCCAGGAAGCAGGCCATGCGCCTTGTCATTGTGGTGATGGTTGTCTTCTTCATCTGTTGGGCTCCATACAATTTTGCAGCTTTTGTGAAAGCCTTAGAGCTTAAAGAGCTCATAGCTCACTCCTGTGAAAGCAGCAATGCAATCACTCTTAGTCTGCAGATTACAGAAGCCGTAGCTTACTCACACAGCTGCCTGAATCCCATTCTCTATGGGTTTGTGGGAGAGAAATTTAGGAGGAATCTGTTCAGACTCCTGTACAAGACACCCTGCATCAGATTACAGTTCATGAAGAGTTACCTTACACAGGCCACATCTGTTTTTTCACAAACCATCATTGTGGAGGAAAGTGCTACAACAGCAGTGTGA